From Pseudodesulfovibrio alkaliphilus, one genomic window encodes:
- the coaBC gene encoding bifunctional phosphopantothenoylcysteine decarboxylase/phosphopantothenate--cysteine ligase CoaBC codes for MQDHFRFAGFMGRRVHLGVAGSIAAFRSLELLRLLRDADITVSATLTEAGSRFVTPLSFEALGASLVYGSMFDQGADSASVFGHLEPGQTAHALVIAPATANILAKLAHGIADDMLSCQALAFPGPRIVAPAMNPRMWEASATRRNWDILADLGFIRVEPDAGSVACGDTGSGRLASLEEIITAVLRAISPQDLAGQRVLVTLGPTREPWDGVRFWSNPSSGIMGACMAMAAHLRGADVTVVAGPVDLVFPSGITVIPTQTALEMHAACLDLWPLMDIGCATAAVADFRPEPHGPGKFKKSGATSLHIDFVPNPDILKSLGDSKRADQRLIGFAAETCDPRDEAARKLKAKGLDLIAANDVSRHGSGFRTPTNEMYVLDAAGRAESWPLLPKTEVAWRLWDHLLLD; via the coding sequence ATGCAGGACCATTTCCGGTTCGCCGGATTCATGGGGCGCCGCGTCCATCTGGGTGTGGCCGGTTCCATTGCCGCCTTCCGTTCCCTCGAGCTGTTGCGGCTCCTTCGTGACGCCGATATTACCGTGTCTGCCACGCTGACCGAGGCCGGTTCCCGTTTTGTGACGCCTCTCAGCTTTGAGGCCCTGGGAGCCTCTCTTGTCTATGGATCCATGTTTGACCAAGGGGCTGACTCGGCCAGCGTCTTCGGGCATCTCGAGCCAGGCCAGACCGCCCATGCTCTGGTCATTGCCCCGGCTACGGCCAACATACTGGCCAAGCTGGCCCACGGGATTGCCGACGACATGCTTTCCTGTCAGGCCCTGGCCTTTCCCGGTCCGCGTATCGTGGCTCCGGCCATGAATCCGCGCATGTGGGAGGCATCAGCCACCAGGCGCAACTGGGACATCCTCGCGGACCTGGGCTTTATCCGCGTCGAGCCTGACGCTGGTTCGGTGGCCTGCGGCGATACCGGATCAGGCCGACTCGCATCCCTTGAAGAGATCATCACCGCTGTACTCAGGGCCATATCGCCGCAGGATCTCGCAGGTCAGCGGGTTTTGGTCACTCTTGGGCCCACGCGGGAGCCTTGGGACGGCGTACGCTTCTGGTCCAATCCGTCGAGCGGCATCATGGGCGCCTGCATGGCCATGGCCGCCCATTTGCGCGGGGCGGATGTCACGGTGGTGGCCGGTCCGGTCGATCTGGTTTTTCCGTCCGGGATCACGGTGATTCCAACGCAAACAGCCCTTGAGATGCACGCTGCCTGCCTGGACCTTTGGCCCCTGATGGACATTGGCTGCGCCACGGCTGCCGTCGCCGATTTTCGCCCCGAGCCCCATGGCCCAGGCAAGTTCAAGAAGTCCGGCGCCACGTCGCTGCATATCGATTTTGTCCCCAACCCAGACATTCTCAAGTCCCTGGGCGACAGCAAGAGGGCAGACCAGCGACTTATCGGGTTTGCCGCTGAAACTTGCGACCCACGAGACGAGGCTGCCCGCAAGCTCAAGGCCAAAGGCCTCGACCTCATCGCTGCCAATGATGTTTCCCGCCACGGCAGCGGCTTTCGTACGCCAACCAATGAAATGTATGTTCTTGACGCCGCAGGCCGTGCCGAATCCTGGCCTCTGCTGCCCAAAACCGAGGTTGCCTGGAGATTATGGGATCACCTGCTGCTCGACTGA